In a genomic window of Fundidesulfovibrio soli:
- a CDS encoding NYN domain-containing protein, which produces MNVAILIDGSFFWMKHLEARLGQPPSAESVKMACDLIMQDKEFESDRFFRAYYYDSPPYGGKAVHPISQREIEFSATEQYRIKNDYLDQLWRMPRMALRLGSLAMQGWKLNKKNMRVIMESLSHNRPLQPQDVSINLVQKEVDMLMGLDIAWIAASRMVEKIVLLTGDADMIPAMNFAREHGLLVFVAKFGYYLSDKLRDNSDGVVEFNLPAPERPYAPSARIVSMPAPAAPEQPAPVEGAEGLGEELTEDTPEMPGDPIY; this is translated from the coding sequence ATGAACGTGGCGATACTCATCGATGGAAGCTTTTTCTGGATGAAGCATTTGGAGGCCCGCCTGGGCCAACCGCCCAGCGCGGAATCGGTCAAGATGGCTTGCGACCTCATCATGCAGGACAAAGAGTTCGAGTCGGACAGGTTTTTCAGGGCATACTACTATGATTCGCCGCCCTACGGCGGCAAGGCGGTGCACCCCATCTCCCAGAGGGAGATCGAGTTCAGCGCCACCGAACAGTATCGCATCAAGAACGACTACCTCGACCAGCTCTGGCGCATGCCGCGCATGGCCCTGCGCCTCGGCTCGCTCGCCATGCAGGGCTGGAAGCTCAACAAGAAGAACATGCGCGTGATCATGGAGTCCCTGAGCCACAACCGCCCGCTTCAGCCCCAGGACGTGTCCATCAACCTGGTGCAGAAGGAGGTGGACATGCTCATGGGCCTGGACATCGCCTGGATAGCGGCCAGCCGAATGGTGGAGAAGATCGTGCTGCTCACCGGCGACGCGGACATGATCCCGGCCATGAATTTCGCCCGCGAGCACGGCCTCTTGGTGTTCGTGGCCAAGTTCGGCTACTACCTCTCGGACAAGCTGCGCGACAACTCCGACGGCGTGGTGGAGTTCAACCTGCCCGCGCCGGAGCGGCCCTACGCCCCCAGCGCCAGGATCGTCTCCATGCCCGCTCCGGCGGCCCCCGAACAGCCCGCTCCCGTGGAGGGCGCCGAGGGCCTGGGCGAGGAGCTCACCGAGGACACGCCGGAGATGCCCGGCGACCCCATCTACTAG